CTTGTTCCGTGCAGCGACCGCTTCGTCCAGCCGGTTGGCGACCGCGTCCAGGTCGTCACCGAACACAGCCCGGCGTGGCACCCCCGGGTCGGCCCGACTGACGCTGCTGCTGGCGCGAAGACCCGCGTTCGGAATTGGTGTTGCGGAGCGGGCCGCCATTCGGGGCGGTGAACGCCAGCGCGTCCCGGCGCTTCCCGGCGACGTGCGCGGCCAGCTTGTCGACGAGGAACTGCGGCAGCGCGGTTGTCAAGCGTCGCTACCGTCAGCGGACGGAAAGGCAAGGAAGATGAACGTCCTCGTCTATGCAATGAGCAACTGCGGCGCAGATCGCTGCTCAAATCCCTCCACAAGGGATGAAAGGCTCACCACCTAGATCTGGACGGGTCCAAATGGTCCAAGGCGCCAGATTGAGCCCGCCGTGCCCGTCACGAAAGGTCCTGCTATGCCGATGAGCGGGCGCCGCGACGACGGGCGTGGGCGTAGGGTGCAGCCGATGACCGGCGACGCTTCGTTGGATCGGTGTTCGTCTCCGCGAACCTTGGGCGGGCTGGCGAGGAACCCGGCAGCGCCTACCGACCTGCTGCTCCGGCTGGTGAAAATGTGGCCGGAGCAGGTGTGCGAGGGGCTGCAACGCCGCCGCGAGCTGCCGCCGCCGGTGCGGGATGCGATGCTGCATCATCCCTTGCCCAGGATCCGCAGCGCGCTCGCCACCCACCCGCAGGTCGACGCACCGTCGCGTGCCCAACTGCTGGCCGACCCGGAATGGCGGGTCAGAATGCGCGCGTTCGGCCGGCCTGGTCAGGAATCGCTGCCTGACGACGTGCTGGTCAGATTGCTGACCGAGCTCGACCGTCCACCCTCCGACCTGCCGTTCAGCCGCGAGGAGTTGATCGGCGAGTTGTTCAACGCAATGCGGTACGACCGGCGTCTGCTTCGGCTGGCCGCCGCGCACCCCCGACCGGGGGTGCGCCGGTACGCGGCCGGTTCCCTGTACCGACTGGACGAGCGGTCGCGCCAGGCGCTGCTGGAGGATGAGGTGCCCGAGGTGCGGGCGGCCGCCGTGGCGTCCGTCTCGCACCGGCAGCAGGTGATGGAGCCTGCGGATCTGCCGGACCAGCACGGTCACGCATTCTGGTACGTGCTGCAGCGCCCACTGTCCCGGGCGCTGATCGATCAGGTGCTCGCCACCGGCGACGCGGCTGCGCTGAAGGTGATGGCGAAGAACCCGAGTGTCCCGCCGGACGTGGTCGAGACGCTGCTGCGTCACCCCGACCCGTCGGTCCGGCAGGGACTCGCCGGTCGCGTCGACCTGAGCGGCGATCAGCTCCTCAGGCTCGCCACTGACCCAGCGGTCGAGGTCCGAACCGCGGTCTCCACGCATCCGGGCCTCACCGAGCCGCAGCGGGCCAGCATCGACATCGACACGACCACTGCCCCGGGTGATGGGCACTTCGGCTCTGGGGACGTCCGCTGCCGATGGATCCTGCCTCCCGACGACGCCGTACCGGCGCTCGCCGATGCGCTGCCGTGGGCCCGTTCGGTCAATCCGCTGCTGCGCCGCCGAGCGGCCCGCAACGCCGAGTTGCCGGCGGAAGTCGTCGCCATACTCGCCGACGACTCCGACTTGGGTGTCCGGGTCCTGCTCGCCCAGCACCACCCGGCTGCACCGCCAGCACTGCTGCTGCGCTCTTTCCTCGAGTACCACTGCTGCGGCCGGGACCGGTTGAGCGAGCTTCCGCAGTTTCCTACCGACGGGTTGGCCCGCTTCGCCGACGACCCCGACCCGGCGGTACGACGGCTCGTCGCCCTCGACCCGGACGCCGACCCCGAACTTGTCGACCGACTGAGCACCGACCCCGACGCCAGCGTGCGACAGGCGATGGCAAGCAGCCCACGCCTCCCGGCACCGCGGATCGTCGCGCTTCTCAATGATCCTGAACTGGCCGAGGCCGCCGCGGCCAACCGGGCTCTGACGGTCGATCAGATGGAGCAGATCCTGGACAGGATGACCGCGGGCTGACACCGAGGTGGGCGCGGCCGCCGAGCCGGTCGTCCCTGATGCCGCTACCAGATGATGATGCCGCCGTGTACCGCTCTCGCGCGCGCCACAGCGTCGCGCATATTGGTCAGGTAATGGAGGATGCGATCCGCGTCGTACCCAGTCGCGGCGGATAGTCGCTCGACGCTCTCTTCCAGGAGTACGCACTCCTGCTCGAAGACATCGAGCTGGTCGGGCGGGACCTGGAGTTCTGCATGGTTCTCGACCGTGATGTCACCGAGTTGCGGCAGAAACGTCGCGCCGAGACGCCGAGCGGCTGCGGAACCCCACAGCTTGTAACGAAAGCTCTCAGCTCCTACTCCGGTGCTGGTTCCCGGCGGATCCACGACAATCTGCCGACCGGCATAGGCGTCGCCGTCCGGTATCCACACCCGGATATCGAGGCTCAATTTCACACTCCCGCCGTTCTCGGTTCCGGTGCCCGTAGTCGCTCACGCGGCATCGCAAGCGGCCAGCCCTGTTTCGAGGGCAGCCAGGAAGTCCAGCAACTCACGCCGTGCGGCGTCGTCGTGCGTGCGGTGGTTCAGGAAGGTGGACGTGAGTCCATGTGAGCGGCCCTCGATCACCTCGATCAGCTCCGCAAGTTGAACCCGAGCCTCGACCACCGCATCCGACCCGACCTGATGGCACCACGCCTTGATAAGCGCGGGATCGGTGGAGACGGCGTCGATCCCGCAGCACCCGCGGACGCACTCGACCTCGCAGAAGATGATGCACTTGCTCAGGGGCGATGGCACTTCGACCGATACTTCCGCCATCGCCGCTCCTTCGGTTGAGCCCGCCGAAACGC
This portion of the Micromonospora zamorensis genome encodes:
- a CDS encoding DUF6331 family protein encodes the protein MAEVSVEVPSPLSKCIIFCEVECVRGCCGIDAVSTDPALIKAWCHQVGSDAVVEARVQLAELIEVIEGRSHGLTSTFLNHRTHDDAARRELLDFLAALETGLAACDAA